One stretch of Microcebus murinus isolate Inina chromosome 12, M.murinus_Inina_mat1.0, whole genome shotgun sequence DNA includes these proteins:
- the PLPP6 gene encoding polyisoprenoid diphosphate/phosphate phosphohydrolase PLPP6 translates to MPSPRRSVEGRPLGASASSSSSSPGSPAHGGGRFEFQSLLGSRGAGADLTCARLRASESPVHRRGSFPLAAAGPAQAAPPPLPEEDRMDLNPSFLGIALRSLLAIDLWLSKKLGVCAGESSSWGSARPLMKLLEISGHGIPWLLGTLYCLSRSDSWAGREVLMNLLFALLLDLLLVALIKGLVRRRRPAHNQMDMFVTLSVDKYSFPSGHATRAALVLRFILNHLVLAIPLRVLVVLWAFVLGLSRVMLGRHNVTDVAFGFFLGYMQYSIVDYFWLSPNNAPVLFVLWTQQ, encoded by the coding sequence ATGCCGAGCCCCCGCAGGAGCGTCGAGGGACGGCCGCTGGGCGCCTCCGCTtcgagcagcagcagcagccccggGAGCCCAGCCCATGGCGGCGGCAGGTTCGAGTTCCAGTCCCTGCTCGGCAGCCGCGGTGCCGGCGCGGACCTCACCTGTGCCCGGCTCCGCGCGTCCGAGAGCCCGGTGCACCGCCGCGGCTCCTTCCCCCTGGCCGCCGCCGGCCCCGCGcaggccgccccgcccccgctgcCCGAGGAGGACCGCATGGACCTGAACCCGTCCTTCCTGGGCATCGCCCTGCGCTCCCTGCTGGCCATTGACCTGTGGCTCTCCAAGAAGCTGGGGGTGTGCGCCGGGGAGAGCTCGTCCTGGGGCAGCGCGCGGCCCCTTATGAAGCTGCTGGAGATCTCGGGACACGGCATCCCCTGGCTGCTGGGCACCCTCTACTGCCTGTCTAGGAGCGACAGCTGGGCCGGGCGCGAGGTGCTGATGAACCTGCTCTTTGCCCTGCTGTTGGACCTGCTGCTGGTGGCCCTGATTAAAGGGCTGGTCCGTAGGCGCCGCCCGGCCCACAACCAGATGGACATGTTTGTCACTCTCTCGGTGGACAAGTACTCCTTCCCTTCGGGCCATGCCACAAGGGCCGCTCTGGTGTTGAGGTTCATCCTGAACCACCTGGTGCTGGCCATTCCGCTGAGGGTGCTGGTGGTGCTGTGGGCCTTCGTCTTGGGCCTCTCCAGGGTCATGCTGGGGCGGCACAATGTCACCGACGTGGCTTTTGGCTTTTTTCTGGGCTACATGCAGTACAGCATCGTGGACTATTTCTGGCTCTCTCCCAACAATGCTCCTGTCCTCTTTGTATTGTGGACTCAACAGTGA